GTTCGACAAATTCGACATTTTTACGACAAACGCAATAATGACAACGGTTTCATGAATGGTTATTCATTTTTGAAAAAAAATTTTGAATTTTTTTTGCATAAAAACAAGGTGAATAGATATATTTGTAGAATATTAAGAGATAGAAGAATTTAAGAGATTGTAATGAGGTGAGGATGTTGCTTTTGACACGGCCAACTGAGTTTGATGTACATTTATTCCATGAGGGAAGTTTATTCCATAGCTATGAATGCTTTGGGGCACAAATTGTAAAAAAAGGGAATAAAGTTGGAACTACTTTTACGGTGTGGGCTCCACATGCGAAAGGTGTCTCAGTTGTTGGGGACTTTAATAATTGGAATGGTTCTGAACATAAAATGGAAAAGCTGAACGATCAAGGGATTTGGACGATATATATCCCCGAAATTGGTCATGGGACGATATACAAATATGAAATTTCAACCAAGCGTGGTGATGTTTTATTAAAAAGTGATCCTTTTGCTTTCTATAGTGAGCTAAGACCAAGCACAGCTTCGATAGTTTATGATCTTTCGGGCTATAAATGGAAAGATGCAAAATATCGTAAGCAGAAATTTAAAAAGTCTGTATATGAAGAACCAGTTTTAATTTATGAGGTACATTTAGGTTCTTGGAAAAAGAAAGAAAACGGTGATTTTTACACTTATGCAGAATTAGCGACAGAACTAATTCCATATGTAAAAGATCATGGTTTTACACATATTGAAATATTACCATTAGTCGAACATCCATATGATCGTTCTTGGGGGTATCAAGGAGTAGGATATTTTTCTTCTACTAGTCGATATGGAAATCCTCATGAGCTAATGAGCTTTATAGACGAATGTCACCAGAACGGATTAGGAGTCATTATGGATTGGGTGCCTGGTCATTTTTGTAAGGATTCTCATGGATTATACATGTTTGATGGTGAACCGACATATGAATATGAAGGTTATGATGCTAGAGAAAATGAAGTATGGGGAACAGCGAATTTTGATTTATCAAAACCAGAAGTAAAATCATTTCTTATTTCAAACGCCTTATATTGGATGGAATATTTTCATATTGATGGTTTCCGAGTAGACGCTGTTGCAAATATTTTATATTGGAAAAATAGAAATGAAGAGAATCCTTTTGCAACTCAGTTTCTAAGAAGATTAAATGAAGCGGTATTTGAACAGGATCCACAAGTATTAATGATTGCTGAAGATTCTACTGATTGGCCATTAGTTACTGCACCTACATATGAGGGTGGATTAGGTTTTAACTTTAAGTGGAATATGGGTTGGATGAATGATGTTTTGACTTATATGGAGACTCACCCGACGGAAAGAAAGCATCATCATAATAAGATGACTTTCTCGTTTTTATATGCTTTCTCAGAAAACTTTGTTTTACCTTTTTCACATGATGAAGTAGTACATGGTAAGAAATCTTTGTTAAATAAAATGCCAGGTACATATGAAGAAAAGTTTGCTCAATTAAGGGTACTATTTGGTTATTATTTATCTCATCCAGGTAAGAAGCTCCTATTTATGGGAAGTGAATTTGGGCAATTTGATGAGTGGAAGGATTTAGAACAAATTGATTGGATGATTAAAGATTATGAATATCATTCCAAGATGAACAAATATTTCAAAGAATTATTATCGATTTATAAAAAAAATAAATCGCTTTATGAAGTTGATAATCATTGGGATGGATTTTCATGGATTGATGCAAATAATGCAGATCAAAGTGTATTTTCATTTATCCGTAAAGGAAAAAACAAGGAAGATTATGTCATCGTAATCTGTAATTTTAGAGAGATTTCTTATGACACATATCGAATTGGAGTACCTGCAAAGTATCGTTATAAAGAATTGCTTTCAAGTGACTATGTACAATTTGGTGGCGAAAGTAAAATAAACCGTTCTTCCATTGAATCAGAAGAAATACCATACCATGGTTTACCATACAGTATTGAAATAGCATTACCTGCCTTTAGTTTTACAATCATTCGTCCAGTTAAAATGCGAAAGGGGATTAGCAGCAATGGTTCAGAAAAAATGCGTAGCAATGTTACTAGCAGGGGGAAAAGGGAGTAGATTAAGTTCATTAACAAAAGAACTAGCAAAACCAGCCGTAGCTTTCGGAGGTAAATATCGAATAATCGATTTTACTTTAAGTAATTGCACAAATTCAGGTATTGATACTGTTGGGGTACTAACTCAATATCAGCCACTTGTACTAAACTCATATATTGGTATAGGAAGTGCATGGGATTTAGATCGCTTAAATGGTGGGGTAACTGTTTTACCCCCATATTCAGAAGCATCTGGCGTTAAATGGTATACAGGTACTGCAAGTGCAATTTATCAAAATTTAAATTATATAAAGCAATATCAGCCTGAATATGTTTTGATTCTTTCAGGTGATCATATTTATAAGATGGACTATAGTAAAATGCTAGACTATCACATTGAAAAAGAGGCAGATGTATCGATTTCAGTTATCGAAGTTCCGATAGATGAAGCAAGCCGTTTCGGAATTATGAATACAAATGATGAAATGGATATTATAGAATTTGAAGAAAAACCTCAATATCCGAAGAGTAATTTAGCATCGATGGGAATTTATATTTTTAAATGGAATGTTTTAAAAGAGTTTTTAGAGATGGATGATCGCAATCCAGAATCAAGTAATGACTTTGGTAAAGACGTTATTCCTCTTTTATTGGAAGAAAAGAAAAAAGTAGTTGCTTATCCTTTCAAAGGTTATTGGAAGGACGTTGGCACAGTAAAAAGCTTATGGGAAGCAAATATGGATTTGTTAAATGAAGATAGTGAACTAAATATATATGATCGTGATTGGCGCATATATTCAGTTAATCCAAATCAACCGCCACAATATATTGCACCTACAGCAATCGTTGAAGACTCGTTAATTAATGAGGGTTGTGTTGTTGAAGGGTATATATCACATTCTGTATTATTCCAAGGTGTAACAATCGGAGAAGGCAGTTTGATAAAAGATTCTGTCGTTATGCCAGGTTGTGTTATTGGAAAAGATGTTCGAATTGAAAGTGCTGTAGTAGCTCCTGGAATGGTTATTCCTGATGGAAGCCTTTTAGGTCCTGAGAAAGATTATGAAGAGGTAATTCTAGTTACAAGTGAAGAATAAGAGGTGGCTCATTCCTCAAATAGAAAAATAGATTGAGAGGGTTATTTGATGAAACATACTATGCTAGGAATAATTGAGGCGTCAACACATTTTGAATCTTTAAAGCCGTTAACACAGCATCGACCATTAGCAACACTTCCTTATGCAGGCCGATATCGTTTAATCGATTTTATGTTAAGTAATATGGTGAACTCTGGTATTACGAGTGTCGCTGTATTTCCTGATCAACCTTATCGATCAATCATTGATCACTTAGGCTCCGGTAAACATTGGGACTTAAATCGTAAAAAGGATGGACTATTTATTTTTACGCCAGAACCAACTGATGGAGCTTTTGGTACATTCGATTTCATTGAAAAGCATATTCAATTTTTACAACGTTCTACTCAAAAGTATGTTGTAGTAGCAAATACTTATACGATTTGCTCTGTGGATTTTAGACCAGTTTTAAAGAGACATATCGAAACTAATGCTCAAATTACTGAGTTAAAGCAGTTCGGTAAATCTTTAAATATCTATATCCTTGAAAAAGAGTTATTGTTGAAGCTTTTTGAAAACTTCCATGAAAAAGGCTATGAAACAATTATGGACGTTGTACGCGATCAAAATAATGAGGTTGATCTAAGTGCGTATGAAATACCTCAACAAGTTTCAATCATTCAAACAATTGAGGATTATTTCGAGCAAAGTATGAAATTATTAAATCCTGAGATATGGAATCAATTATTCTTAAAATCTTATCCTGTCTTTACTAAGGTTAAAGATGAGCCACCAACAAAATATTCAAAAGATGCAATTGTGAAAAATTCAATTGTAGCTAATGGATGTGAAATTGAGGGAACGGTTGAAAATAGTATTATTTCAAGAGCTGTGAAAATTGGAAAAAATACAATTATTCGAAATTGTGTTGTTATGCAAAAATCAAACATTGGAGATAATTGTATATTAGATGGCGTTATATTAGATAAAGATGTTCGAATAGAAGATGGTGTCGAAATAAAAGGAAGCTTAAGTGAGCCAGTAGTGCTTCAAAAAGGTTCAGTCCAAGGAGCGTTGATTCAGTGGTAAATGTTTTATATATTGTTTCAGAATGTGTACCATTTGTTAAATCGGGAGGGCTTGCAGATGTTGCAGGCGCTCTCCCTAAGTATTTAAATAAACTAAATACGAATGTCAGAGTAATGCTTCCATTCTACTCGTTAATTCCCGCTAAATATAGAGATGAAGCTAAGCTAGTAAAAGAGCTATCTATAAATCTAGGCTGGAGAAAACAGTATTGTGGTTTATTTGAATTGAAAGTAGAAGGAACAACTTATTATTTTATTGATAACGAGTACTATTTCAATCGAGAAAAGTTGTATGGTCATTTTGATGATGGAGAGCGTTTTGCATTCTTTTCTCTAGCTGCAATTGAATGTATTAAAGAATTAGACTTTAAACCTGATGTTATTCACTGTCATGACTGGCATACAGCAATGATTCCATTTTTTATGAAAGAGTATGGCGCATTAAAAGATATTAATCCAAAAATGAAATCTGTTTTTACAATTCATAACCTTCAATTCCAAGGCGTATTTTCAAAAGAAGTAATGGACGATATGTTAGGAATTGATGAACAATATTTTCGCGATGACTATTTAAAATTTTACGATTGTATCAACTTTATGAAAGCTGGAATCATTTCAAGTGATTTCGTAACTACTGTTAGTCCAACATATAAAGAAGAAATTAAGCATGAATTTTTTGGAGAGCAATTAGATGGACTATTACGTGAGCAAGATCACAAACTTTTTGGAATTGTAAACGGGATTGATGAAACGATTTATAATCCTGCTACTGATCGGAAAATTTACTCTAATTACGATGAATTTACAATCGAAAATAAAACAGAAAATAAATTGAAATTGCAGGAGTCACTTGCATTAAAAATGGATGAAAATATTCCTATTATTGCAATGGTTTCTCGATTAACAAGTCAAAAAGGCATTGATCTTATTCAACACGTATTCCCTCAAATTATGGATCATAATGTCCAAGTAGTAATTTTAGGTTCTGGTGATGAAGAATTCGAGAACTTTTTTAAAGCAATGGAGCATAACTACTACGATAAAGTTAGAGCTTACATTGGATTTGATGAAGGCTTTGCTCATCAGATTTATGCAGGTGCAGATTTATTCCTTATGCCTTCACTATTTGAACCATGTGGACTAGGTCAGCTTATTGCGATGAAATACGGGTGTGTTCCAATCGTAAGAGAGACTGGGGGGCTAAATGATACTGTCCAGTCATATAATGAAGAGACGAAGAGTGGAAATGGTTTTACTTTTACTAACTATAATGCTCACGATATGCTTCACACAATTGAACGTGGATTGAGTATTTATGAGAATAAAAAACATTGGAATTCAGTCAGAAGGAATGCAATTAGAAGAGATTCAAGTTGGTTAAAATCTGCTAAAGAATATGCAAAACTATATATGCAGTCTTCAAAGTAAAAATCTTTTAGGGCGAGGTGATTCCATGTTTTCTAGTGTGGAGGAGTTTGAGTGGAGTTTTAAAGAGAAGCTAGAAAGTATGCATGGAAAGAGTACTGCAGATAGCACTACTCAAGAGCAATTTCAAACACTTGGAACGATGATTCGTGAACATATAAGCGGTAATTGGTTAGGTACGAGTGAACAATACCGCTTAGAGCGAAAAAAACAAGTTTATTATTTATCAATTGAATTCTTATTAGGAAAGCTTTTGAAAAGTAACTTAATTCATCTAGGGCTTAGGGAGTTATGTGAATCTGGCCTCGAGAGATTAGGAATTTCTTTAAGTGCTCTTGAGGAGTTTGAAAGTGATGCTGGTCTTGGAAATGGCGGACTTGGACGGCTAGCATCTTGTTTTCTGGATTCTCTTGCATCACAAGACTTGCCTGGTCATGGATGTGGCATCCGCTACAAACATGGCCTATTTGACCAAAAAATTGTTGATGGATATCAAGTTGAGCTACCTGAACAATGGCTGAAATACGGAAATGTTTGGGAAGTTCGAAGAGATGATGAAGCAATTGAAGTTTTATT
This genomic interval from Gottfriedia acidiceleris contains the following:
- the glgB gene encoding 1,4-alpha-glucan branching protein GlgB; protein product: MLLLTRPTEFDVHLFHEGSLFHSYECFGAQIVKKGNKVGTTFTVWAPHAKGVSVVGDFNNWNGSEHKMEKLNDQGIWTIYIPEIGHGTIYKYEISTKRGDVLLKSDPFAFYSELRPSTASIVYDLSGYKWKDAKYRKQKFKKSVYEEPVLIYEVHLGSWKKKENGDFYTYAELATELIPYVKDHGFTHIEILPLVEHPYDRSWGYQGVGYFSSTSRYGNPHELMSFIDECHQNGLGVIMDWVPGHFCKDSHGLYMFDGEPTYEYEGYDARENEVWGTANFDLSKPEVKSFLISNALYWMEYFHIDGFRVDAVANILYWKNRNEENPFATQFLRRLNEAVFEQDPQVLMIAEDSTDWPLVTAPTYEGGLGFNFKWNMGWMNDVLTYMETHPTERKHHHNKMTFSFLYAFSENFVLPFSHDEVVHGKKSLLNKMPGTYEEKFAQLRVLFGYYLSHPGKKLLFMGSEFGQFDEWKDLEQIDWMIKDYEYHSKMNKYFKELLSIYKKNKSLYEVDNHWDGFSWIDANNADQSVFSFIRKGKNKEDYVIVICNFREISYDTYRIGVPAKYRYKELLSSDYVQFGGESKINRSSIESEEIPYHGLPYSIEIALPAFSFTIIRPVKMRKGISSNGSEKMRSNVTSRGKRE
- the glgA gene encoding glycogen synthase GlgA, whose translation is MVNVLYIVSECVPFVKSGGLADVAGALPKYLNKLNTNVRVMLPFYSLIPAKYRDEAKLVKELSINLGWRKQYCGLFELKVEGTTYYFIDNEYYFNREKLYGHFDDGERFAFFSLAAIECIKELDFKPDVIHCHDWHTAMIPFFMKEYGALKDINPKMKSVFTIHNLQFQGVFSKEVMDDMLGIDEQYFRDDYLKFYDCINFMKAGIISSDFVTTVSPTYKEEIKHEFFGEQLDGLLREQDHKLFGIVNGIDETIYNPATDRKIYSNYDEFTIENKTENKLKLQESLALKMDENIPIIAMVSRLTSQKGIDLIQHVFPQIMDHNVQVVILGSGDEEFENFFKAMEHNYYDKVRAYIGFDEGFAHQIYAGADLFLMPSLFEPCGLGQLIAMKYGCVPIVRETGGLNDTVQSYNEETKSGNGFTFTNYNAHDMLHTIERGLSIYENKKHWNSVRRNAIRRDSSWLKSAKEYAKLYMQSSK
- a CDS encoding glucose-1-phosphate adenylyltransferase; its protein translation is MVQKKCVAMLLAGGKGSRLSSLTKELAKPAVAFGGKYRIIDFTLSNCTNSGIDTVGVLTQYQPLVLNSYIGIGSAWDLDRLNGGVTVLPPYSEASGVKWYTGTASAIYQNLNYIKQYQPEYVLILSGDHIYKMDYSKMLDYHIEKEADVSISVIEVPIDEASRFGIMNTNDEMDIIEFEEKPQYPKSNLASMGIYIFKWNVLKEFLEMDDRNPESSNDFGKDVIPLLLEEKKKVVAYPFKGYWKDVGTVKSLWEANMDLLNEDSELNIYDRDWRIYSVNPNQPPQYIAPTAIVEDSLINEGCVVEGYISHSVLFQGVTIGEGSLIKDSVVMPGCVIGKDVRIESAVVAPGMVIPDGSLLGPEKDYEEVILVTSEE
- a CDS encoding sugar phosphate nucleotidyltransferase; this translates as MKHTMLGIIEASTHFESLKPLTQHRPLATLPYAGRYRLIDFMLSNMVNSGITSVAVFPDQPYRSIIDHLGSGKHWDLNRKKDGLFIFTPEPTDGAFGTFDFIEKHIQFLQRSTQKYVVVANTYTICSVDFRPVLKRHIETNAQITELKQFGKSLNIYILEKELLLKLFENFHEKGYETIMDVVRDQNNEVDLSAYEIPQQVSIIQTIEDYFEQSMKLLNPEIWNQLFLKSYPVFTKVKDEPPTKYSKDAIVKNSIVANGCEIEGTVENSIISRAVKIGKNTIIRNCVVMQKSNIGDNCILDGVILDKDVRIEDGVEIKGSLSEPVVLQKGSVQGALIQW